A part of Streptomyces sp. NBC_01235 genomic DNA contains:
- a CDS encoding DNA-directed RNA polymerase subunit alpha, which yields MLIAQRPSLTEEVVDEFRSRFVIEPLEPGFGYTLGNSLRRTLLSSIPGAAVTSIRIDGVLHEFTTVPGVKEDVTDLILNIKQLVVSSEQDEPVVMYLRKQGPGLVTAADIAPPAGVEVHNPDLVLATLNGKGKLEMELTVERGRGYVSAVQNKQVGQEIGRIPVDSIYSPVLKVTYKVEATRVEQRTDFDKLIVDVETKQAMRPRDAMASAGKTLVELFGLARELNIDAEGIDMGPSPTDAALAADLALPIEELELTVRSYNCLKREGVHSVGELLARSEADLMDIRNFGAKSIDEVKAKLAGLGLGLKDSPPGFDPTAAADAFGANNDRDTGFVETEQY from the coding sequence GTGCTGATCGCTCAGCGTCCCTCGTTGACCGAAGAGGTCGTCGACGAGTTCCGCTCCCGGTTCGTCATCGAGCCGCTGGAGCCGGGCTTCGGCTACACCCTCGGCAACTCCCTGCGTCGTACGCTTCTGTCCTCGATCCCGGGTGCGGCGGTCACGTCCATCCGCATCGACGGGGTTCTGCACGAGTTCACCACCGTGCCGGGCGTCAAGGAGGACGTCACCGACCTGATCCTCAACATCAAGCAGCTGGTCGTGAGCAGCGAGCAGGACGAGCCGGTCGTGATGTACCTGCGCAAGCAGGGTCCGGGTCTGGTCACCGCCGCCGACATCGCGCCCCCGGCCGGTGTCGAGGTGCACAACCCCGACCTCGTCCTCGCCACGCTCAACGGCAAGGGCAAGCTGGAGATGGAGCTGACGGTCGAGCGCGGTCGAGGCTACGTCTCCGCCGTGCAGAACAAGCAGGTGGGCCAGGAGATCGGCCGTATCCCGGTCGACTCGATCTACTCCCCGGTTCTCAAGGTCACGTACAAGGTCGAGGCGACCCGTGTCGAGCAGCGCACCGACTTCGACAAGCTGATCGTCGACGTCGAGACCAAGCAGGCCATGCGTCCGCGTGACGCCATGGCCTCCGCCGGCAAGACCCTGGTCGAGCTGTTCGGTCTCGCCCGTGAGCTCAACATCGACGCCGAGGGCATCGACATGGGCCCGTCCCCCACGGACGCCGCCCTCGCCGCCGATCTGGCGCTGCCGATCGAGGAGCTCGAGCTCACCGTCCGCTCGTACAACTGCCTCAAGCGCGAGGGCGTCCACTCCGTGGGCGAGCTCCTGGCGCGCTCCGAGGCCGACCTTATGGACATCCGTAACTTCGGTGCGAAGTCCATCGACGAGGTCAAGGCGAAGCTGGCCGGCCTGGGTCTGGGCCTGAAGGACAGCCCGCCCGGATTCGACCCCACCGCCGCTGCCGACGCCTTCGGCGCGAACAACGACAGGGACACGGGTTTCGTGGAGACCGAGCAATACTGA